The genomic DNA TACGAGGGCACCAGCGAAATCCAGAAGATCATCATCGCGGGCGACCTGCTGCGGTAAGTACACTGCGTTTATCTTGTAGATAAACCGCGCGGAGCGCGTAGCAGAAGAAAGTACGTTGGAGCGGGAATGGAGAGGTTCCGGCGCTTTCCCGGAATCTCGCAATGTTAGCTTCAACGTACTTAGTCAGCCCTGACCTGTCCGCCACCAGTGCAGGAAGGCGGGCAGGCGTTCGCGCCACGCGGGTTCGTCGTGCCAGTGGCCTGCGCCGATGCTGAAGCGGGTTTCACGGACGTGGGGGCTCAGGCGTTCGCTCAGGTCGCGCGTGCGGGTCACGAGGTCCCGTGAGGCGGCCAGGGTGCCCTGCTCATGGTCGCCCATGTCGATCCACACGCGCGCCTGCGGGTCGCTGCGCCCGGCGAGCCAGTGCAGGAAGGCGTGGTCGGCGGGCCACACGGCGGGGCTGAAGACGCCCAGCGTGCCGTACGTGCCGGGGTCGCGCAGGCCCGCGTACGCAGTGATCAGCCCGCCGAAGCTGGAACCGGCCAGCGCGGTGTCCTGCGCGGCCACCGGGCCGAAGCGGACGTGCAGGTGCGGCAGGAGGGTGCCGCGCAGCCAGTCGGCGTACTCGTCCGCGCCACTGTTATGGTCGTTCAGCTCGAACGGGAAGGGCACGTAGCGGCGGCTGCGGTCATCGTTCACGGGCAGCGCGGCAATCCGCACCGGGTGCCCGGCATCCGCGAGGGCCTGCGCGGCCCCGGCGGCGTCCCAGCCCTCCCCGGCGAAGGTGGGGGCCTCGTCGAAGGCGTTCTGGCCGTCGTGCAGGATCAGCAGCGGCAGGGGGCCGTCATGCCCGGCGGGCCACCACAGGCGCACGGGTTGTTCTCCCCAGGGGGCCTCCAGCGCGGTTTCCTCGCGCGGTGGGGCGCTGCGCGGTGGGCGGGCGGCCCCGCCGCTGGCGTCCTGCCACCCGGCCACATGCAGGTCGATGCCAGCGTCGCCGGTCACCACATGTTTGTGGGGGGCGGCGCGGCCTCCCCAGGCGTCGCCTTCCTCGGTGACGGTGCCGTCCGGGTGGCGGGCGCGGACCTCGACGCTCAGCAGGGTGCCTTCCGGGTGCTCGCTCAGCAGTTCTCCGGCGGGGTCGAAGGTCCAGCCGGTGGGGTCGCTGCTCCAGGCGCGGTGGTCGCCGGTCAGGAACAGCGCGCTGCCGGTGGGGAGGGGTGGAAGGTGGGATATGCGCCAGCGCAGGCGTGCCATGCGGCGCAGCATAACGGGACCCGGCGCGCGGGCGGCCCGCGTACGGGTGGCGGGGCATGTGTAAACGCCTCGTCAGGTTCGCGTGAGGGTTGTGTCAGGCTTCCGGGCGTAGGATTTCAGCGTGAAGCACGAGGAATAGGCCGTTCGGCGGAGGGGCGCGGCAGGCTTGCCGCAACCCCCCTAACTTGATATAGTGGCACTCAAGTTTCTTGGTACAGAGCACGCCAGGAACCCCGCATCTCAGCCAGACCCGACCGGGCCAAAGGAGTTCCGCATGCCCACCGAAACCCACACCCTCCCCAGCAACGTCCCCGTCTGCCCCGTCCGCGGCAGCGTCATCTACCCCACCATGGTCCAGCACATCGACGCCAGCCGCTCCATCTCCATCGGCGCGATCGAGGCGGCGATGGCCAGCGACAAGGTCATCCTGATCGTCTCGCAGAAAGACAAGGACATCGACGACCCCAAGGGCAGCGACCTGTACGACGTGGGCACCGCCTGCAACGTCCTGCGCGTCCGCAAGAACCCGGACGGCACCGTGCAGATGCTCGTGTCCGCCGTGGCCCGCGTGCGCGCCAGCAACTACACGCGCGGCGATTACCTCAGCGCCGACATCACCCCCATGCCCACCGCAGCCGACGAACCCGTGGAACTGCAGGCCCTGAGCCGCGAACTGCGTGAACGCTTCGAGGCGATCTCCTCGGGCGGCAAGTTCACGGCCGAGAACGTGCAGAGCATCGGCGGCAAGGAAGACATCGGCGAGATGGCCGACCACATCGCCTTCAACCTCGACTTCAAACTGGAAGACAAGCAGGCGCTGCTGGAACTCCCGAACCTGACCGACCGCATCCGCAAACTGCTGACCCTGCTCGACACCGAACAGGAAGTGCAGGCCGTGCAGGCCAAGATCCGCGCGCAGGTGAAAGAAGAGATCGACAAGAACCAGCGCGAGTACTACCTGCGCGAACAGATGAAAGTCATCCAGAAGGAACTCCAGGGCGGCGAGGACGGCGAGGAAGGCGACGAGGCCGAACAGTTCCGCGCCAAGATCGACGCGCTGGACCTGAAAGCCGAAGTCAAGAAGGAAATCGACCGCGAGGTCAACCGCCTGGCGCGCATGCACCCCGACGCCGCCGAGGCCAGCGTGATCCGCACGTACCTGACCTGGGTGACCGAACTGCCCTGGAACGTCCGCAGCGAGGACCAGCTGGACGTCGCGGCCGCCGCCGCCATCCTGGACGACGACCACTACGGCCTGGAGAAGGTCAAGGACCGCGTGCTGGAATTCCTGGCCGTGCGCCGACTGCGCAAGGAACGCGCCGCGCGCGGCGAACTGAGCGCCGAGGACGTGAACAAGGGACCCATCCTGGTGTTCACCGGCCCTCCCGGCGTCGGCAAGACCAGCATCGCGCAGAGCATCGCCAAGGCGCTGGGCCGCAAATACGTGCGCATCGCCCTGGGCGGCGCGCGTGACGAGAGCGACATCCGCGGTCACCGCCGCACGTACATCGGCGCCATGCCCGGCCGCCTGATCCAGGGCATCCGCACCGCCGGAACCAAGAACCCCGTGATCCTGCTCGACGAGGTCGACAAGCTCGGCAGCGGCTACCAGGGCGACCCCAGTGCCGCGCTGCTGGAAGTGCTGGACCCCGCGCAGAACCAGCACTTCACCGACCATTACATGGGCGTGGCCTTCGACCTGAGCGAGGTCATGTTCATCGCCACCGCCAACTACCCCGAGCAGATCCCCCCGGCCCTGATGGACCGCATGGAAGTCATCGACTTCTCCAGCTACATCGAGCAGGAGAAACTGGAGATCGCCAAACGCTACCTGCTGCCCCGCCAGCTGACCCAGAACGGCCTGAAAGCCAACCAGATCGCGTTCACGGACTCCGCGCTGGAAAAACTGATCAGCCACTACACCCGCGAGGCTGGCGTCCGCAACCTGGAACGCGAGATCGGCACGGTCGCCCGCAAGGTCGCCCGCCGCATCGCCACCGGCGAGGTCAAGCGCGTGAAGGTCACGGACAAGGAACTCGACCGCTACCTGGGGCAGGCCCGCCACACCCCGGAAACCGAGGGCAAGGAGGACACCGTGGGCGTCAGCACCGGCATGTTCTACACCCCGGTCGGCGGCGACATCCTGTTCGTGGAGACCAGCATCAGCCCCGGCAAGGGCCTGGTCCTGACCGGGCAACTCGGTGACGTGATGAAGGAATCGGCCCGCGCCGCCCTGACGTACATCAAGAGCAACGCCGAACGCTTCCACATCGACAAGGCCCGCATCGACGACAGCGAGATCCACATTCACGTGCCGGCCGGCGCGATCCCCAAGGAAGGCCCCAGCGCCGGGGGCGCCATGGTCACCAGCCTCATCAGCGCCCTGACCGGCATTCCCGCCCGCCACGACGTCGCCATGACCGGCGAGATGACCCTGACCGGCCGCTACCTGCCCATCGGCGGCCTGAAGGAGAAAGTGCTGGGTGCCCGCCGCGCCGGGATCAAGCACATCATCATGCCCAAGGCGAACGAGAGCGACCTGCGCGACATCCCGGAGCACCTGCGCACCAGCATGCGCTTCCACCCCTGCGAGACCGTCGATCAGGTGCTCGACGTGGCCCTCGTGGGCGGCCTGAAAGCCCTCGAAACGCCCCGCGACGGCAGCGCCCCCGCCGCGCCCGCCCCGGCCAAACGCAAGAGCACCCGCCGCAGCCCCGACGCCCGCGCCTGACCTGAACTGCCAGGCCCCGGCGCCCTCCCCTCCCCTGCCCCCACCCGCTGCGGTGGGGGTTTTTCTGTCCCGGCGCGGCTCTGTCCCGGCACGGCTCTGTCCCGGCACGGCTCTGTCCCGGCACGGCTCTGTCCCGGCACGGCTATGCTGCGCCCCAGATGCGCCGCCTCCTGACCCTGCTGCTTGCGACCCTGGGCGTGGCCCACGCCGCGTACTGCTTCGACGTGCCCGGCGAGGACCGCACGCTGCTGCCCCGGTTGCAGGGCACCCCCCGGCAGGTGACCGAGGTTCGCAGCGAAGCGAATCCCGCCGCGCCGGACGCCCCGGCAACGGTCACGACCCGCACCTTCACGCTGGAAGGCGGCCGGGTCACGCGGGTGCTGACCTCCGCGCAGGGTGGCCTGACCGGCAGCCTCCTGACCCTGACACCCGGAACCGGGCATTACCAGCAGCTGTCACGGGTCTCCGGGGAGAACGCGGGCCGGGCGCAACCCATCACCCTCACGGACCTCCAGGCAGCGCCGCGCACGCCCGTCGCCGTGCAGTTCGACACGCAGGGCCGCCTGACGGCCTACAGCGGCGTCTGGGAGGACCGGACCCGGCAGGCCGTGAAGGAACAGGTCAGCTGCACCTACTCCAGCGCGAACCGGCAGGTGGTGGAGCGGGTCACGCGCGCCGGGGCCGTGTCCCAGGTGACGACCGCGCAGCTGGACGCGCGGAGCCGCCTGATCCTGCGGGAGATCACCGTCAGCCTCCCCCCCGGAACAGGCGCAGGCCCGGGCGCAGGCAGTACCCGCCAGACCACGTACACCTACGCCCCGGACGGCACGGGCATCCGCGTGGAGGACCGCGCGAACGGCGAGCTTCTTCCCGCGCAGCTGATGACCACCGACGCGGCCGGGCGCGTGACGCGCATCGAGATGGCGGACCTGGGGGACGTGCAGGAGCAGTGGCGGATCGAGTACGACGCGCAGGGCAACTGGGTGCGTCAGACCGGCACGATGCAGGGGCAGACGTTCATGACGGTCACGCGGCGCGTCACGTACTGATCCGGGCGAACGTGCCTGAACGGCCGCTCAGGGCGCGGTATCCTGCCGGGTGATGAGCGGTCCACTGACTTTTCTCGTGGCGAGCCCGCACCTGCGCGGCGAGGTGTTCGCAGGCGCGGTGATCCTGCTGCTGGAGC from Deinococcus seoulensis includes the following:
- a CDS encoding alpha/beta hydrolase translates to MARLRWRISHLPPLPTGSALFLTGDHRAWSSDPTGWTFDPAGELLSEHPEGTLLSVEVRARHPDGTVTEEGDAWGGRAAPHKHVVTGDAGIDLHVAGWQDASGGAARPPRSAPPREETALEAPWGEQPVRLWWPAGHDGPLPLLILHDGQNAFDEAPTFAGEGWDAAGAAQALADAGHPVRIAALPVNDDRSRRYVPFPFELNDHNSGADEYADWLRGTLLPHLHVRFGPVAAQDTALAGSSFGGLITAYAGLRDPGTYGTLGVFSPAVWPADHAFLHWLAGRSDPQARVWIDMGDHEQGTLAASRDLVTRTRDLSERLSPHVRETRFSIGAGHWHDEPAWRERLPAFLHWWRTGQG
- the lon gene encoding endopeptidase La translates to MPTETHTLPSNVPVCPVRGSVIYPTMVQHIDASRSISIGAIEAAMASDKVILIVSQKDKDIDDPKGSDLYDVGTACNVLRVRKNPDGTVQMLVSAVARVRASNYTRGDYLSADITPMPTAADEPVELQALSRELRERFEAISSGGKFTAENVQSIGGKEDIGEMADHIAFNLDFKLEDKQALLELPNLTDRIRKLLTLLDTEQEVQAVQAKIRAQVKEEIDKNQREYYLREQMKVIQKELQGGEDGEEGDEAEQFRAKIDALDLKAEVKKEIDREVNRLARMHPDAAEASVIRTYLTWVTELPWNVRSEDQLDVAAAAAILDDDHYGLEKVKDRVLEFLAVRRLRKERAARGELSAEDVNKGPILVFTGPPGVGKTSIAQSIAKALGRKYVRIALGGARDESDIRGHRRTYIGAMPGRLIQGIRTAGTKNPVILLDEVDKLGSGYQGDPSAALLEVLDPAQNQHFTDHYMGVAFDLSEVMFIATANYPEQIPPALMDRMEVIDFSSYIEQEKLEIAKRYLLPRQLTQNGLKANQIAFTDSALEKLISHYTREAGVRNLEREIGTVARKVARRIATGEVKRVKVTDKELDRYLGQARHTPETEGKEDTVGVSTGMFYTPVGGDILFVETSISPGKGLVLTGQLGDVMKESARAALTYIKSNAERFHIDKARIDDSEIHIHVPAGAIPKEGPSAGGAMVTSLISALTGIPARHDVAMTGEMTLTGRYLPIGGLKEKVLGARRAGIKHIIMPKANESDLRDIPEHLRTSMRFHPCETVDQVLDVALVGGLKALETPRDGSAPAAPAPAKRKSTRRSPDARA